Proteins from a genomic interval of Bacillus sp. 2205SS5-2:
- a CDS encoding SpoVR family protein — MRADEQKQLQLAIGEITEIAKGFGLDFYPMRYEVCPADIIYTFGAYGMPTRFSHWSFGKQFYKMKLHYDLGLSKIYELVINSDPCYAFLLDSNSLIQNKLIVAHVLAHCDFFKNNSRFHNTKREMVESMAATADRIREYEILHGKAEVEKFLDAVLAIEEHIDPSLIRSKLTWSMNDEDWEPDTLQASPYDDLWSLDHVGKKEEPKKRKKKFPPQPEKDIMLFIEQYSRELEDWQRDILTMMRDEMLYFWPQLETKIMNEGWASYWHQRILREMDLTSSESIEFAKLNAGVVQPSRTSINPYYLGIKMFEDIEERYNNPTEEMKQRGVKSGSGREKMFEVREIESDISFLRNYLTKDLVMREDMYLFQKQGKDYKIVDKTWTEVRDQLVGMRVNGGFPYITVNDGDYLKNGELYLKHWFEDVELDLKYLEKVLPYVHQLWGRTVHIETMVEARQMLFSYDGRKVQRKYL; from the coding sequence GTGAGAGCAGATGAACAAAAACAATTGCAACTTGCAATAGGTGAAATCACAGAAATTGCTAAAGGATTTGGATTAGATTTTTATCCCATGAGATATGAAGTGTGTCCAGCAGATATTATTTACACATTTGGAGCGTATGGAATGCCAACACGATTCTCTCATTGGAGCTTTGGTAAGCAGTTTTATAAAATGAAGCTACATTATGATTTAGGCTTAAGCAAAATATACGAACTTGTAATCAACTCAGATCCATGTTACGCCTTTTTGTTGGATTCAAATTCTCTTATCCAGAATAAACTGATTGTTGCCCATGTACTTGCACATTGTGACTTCTTTAAAAACAATAGCCGTTTTCATAATACGAAGCGAGAAATGGTGGAGAGTATGGCAGCAACAGCTGATAGGATACGAGAGTATGAAATTCTACATGGAAAAGCGGAGGTAGAGAAATTTTTAGATGCAGTTCTTGCCATTGAGGAGCATATCGATCCATCTTTAATACGTTCAAAGCTTACTTGGTCAATGAATGATGAGGACTGGGAACCCGACACACTACAAGCATCTCCTTATGATGATTTATGGTCATTAGATCATGTTGGGAAGAAGGAAGAACCAAAAAAGAGAAAGAAAAAATTCCCACCTCAGCCTGAAAAAGATATAATGCTCTTCATTGAGCAATATAGTCGTGAATTAGAGGACTGGCAACGAGATATTTTGACTATGATGAGAGATGAAATGCTGTACTTTTGGCCACAGCTAGAAACCAAGATCATGAATGAAGGGTGGGCATCGTATTGGCATCAGCGGATTTTACGAGAAATGGATTTGACTAGCAGTGAATCCATTGAATTTGCCAAACTAAACGCTGGAGTGGTTCAACCTTCGCGCACTAGCATTAACCCTTATTATTTAGGCATCAAGATGTTTGAAGACATTGAAGAGCGCTACAATAATCCAACTGAAGAAATGAAGCAGCGAGGAGTTAAATCAGGTTCAGGTCGAGAGAAAATGTTTGAGGTTAGAGAAATCGAATCGGACATATCCTTCCTACGCAACTATTTGACAAAAGATCTTGTAATGAGAGAAGATATGTATCTTTTCCAAAAGCAAGGAAAAGACTATAAAATTGTGGATAAAACGTGGACAGAAGTACGCGACCAACTTGTAGGAATGAGAGTGAACGGGGGATTCCCGTATATCACAGTGAATGATGGGGATTATTTAAAAAATGGAGAACTTTATTTAAAGCATTGGTTTGAAGATGTTGAGCTTGATTTGAAATACTTAGAAAAGGTTCTGCCCTATGTACATCAATTATGGGGAAGAACGGTTCATATTGAAACAATGGTAGAAGCAAGGCAAATGTTATTTTCCTATGACGGGCGTAAAGTACAAAGAAAATATTTATAA
- a CDS encoding DinB family protein, which yields MHEEVIFKQMKFIRQRTIAVIDATTEEVAEVIPAGFKNNIRWNLGHIFVAQENLMNSFVGGTPELPASFLEMFSFNTNPGLWKTTPPTLLELKTLLEEQPVRLQEKFSGRLIEKGVKPFKLSEETQFDYLEEVVSFSNWHEGLHQGAITSLKRAQGIEELWTAVAGIKK from the coding sequence ATGCATGAAGAAGTGATCTTTAAGCAAATGAAATTTATTCGTCAGCGGACAATTGCTGTAATCGATGCCACGACTGAGGAAGTAGCGGAAGTTATACCAGCAGGATTTAAAAATAATATTCGTTGGAATCTAGGGCATATATTTGTTGCACAAGAGAATTTGATGAATTCATTTGTGGGAGGGACACCGGAATTGCCAGCTAGCTTTTTGGAAATGTTTTCGTTTAATACCAATCCTGGCTTGTGGAAGACTACTCCTCCAACACTATTGGAACTAAAAACGCTTTTAGAGGAACAACCAGTCAGACTTCAGGAGAAATTTTCTGGGCGACTGATTGAGAAAGGGGTCAAACCATTCAAGTTAAGTGAAGAAACTCAATTTGACTATTTAGAAGAAGTGGTTTCATTTTCCAATTGGCATGAGGGGTTACACCAAGGAGCAATCACTAGCTTAAAAAGGGCGCAAGGAATAGAAGAGTTGTGGACGGCCGTTGCAGGAATAAAGAAGTAA
- the tnpA gene encoding IS200/IS605 family transposase, giving the protein MKLDSNKHSVFLLHYHLVLVVKYRRQIFDDSMSNYAKDIFVRIGQSYNISVEDWNHDKDHIQVMFKAHPNSELSKFLNAYKSASSRLIKRDYPLVRKKLWKEMFWSRSFCLITTGGASIETIKQSIEKQGRK; this is encoded by the coding sequence ATGAAATTAGATAGTAATAAACATTCAGTCTTCCTTTTGCACTATCATCTAGTATTGGTAGTGAAATATCGTAGACAAATATTTGATGATAGTATGTCAAACTATGCAAAAGATATTTTTGTGAGAATAGGCCAGTCGTATAATATTTCGGTTGAAGATTGGAATCACGATAAAGACCATATACAGGTCATGTTCAAGGCACATCCTAATAGTGAATTATCCAAGTTTCTAAATGCTTATAAGAGTGCCAGTTCTCGATTGATAAAACGTGACTATCCCTTGGTTCGAAAAAAGCTTTGGAAAGAAATGTTTTGGTCAAGAAGCTTCTGTTTGATTACAACGGGCGGTGCTTCCATAGAAACAATCAAACAGTCCATTGAAAAGCAAGGTAGGAAGTAG
- a CDS encoding nucleotidyltransferase domain-containing protein has translation MSFNPCLSVYSIMKDFKHPWFIAGGWAIDLFLGQETRPHSDIEIGVYRHHQSSLKKHLEGWTFLKVNKANILAWEGERLELPVHELYAIKQEQTLEILLSESSQGDWVFRRDPAITVPYELAWAESSKGIPYLQPEIVLLYKVNQSRKKDHHDFFETYKHLDVDKRKWLRKAVSHHEPYHDWLNYL, from the coding sequence GTGTCATTTAATCCTTGTTTGTCTGTTTATTCCATTATGAAGGATTTCAAACACCCATGGTTTATTGCTGGTGGATGGGCGATTGACCTTTTCCTTGGACAAGAAACGAGACCTCATAGCGACATTGAGATTGGAGTTTACCGACATCATCAGTCTAGCTTGAAAAAACATTTGGAAGGCTGGACATTTCTAAAAGTGAACAAAGCAAACATACTGGCTTGGGAAGGGGAAAGACTTGAATTGCCTGTTCATGAACTTTATGCGATAAAGCAGGAACAAACACTGGAAATCCTTTTGAGTGAATCGAGCCAAGGTGACTGGGTCTTTAGAAGGGACCCAGCTATTACCGTCCCGTATGAATTAGCCTGGGCAGAATCGTCAAAAGGTATTCCTTACTTACAGCCAGAAATTGTTTTATTATATAAAGTGAATCAGAGTAGGAAGAAAGATCACCACGATTTTTTCGAGACATACAAGCACTTAGATGTTGACAAAAGAAAGTGGCTTAGAAAAGCGGTTTCTCATCATGAACCTTATCATGATTGGTTGAATTATCTTTAA